The following nucleotide sequence is from Nitrosopumilus adriaticus.
TGATTTGCTTTAATCAATTTTGTAAAGCCAAAATTTTGATAATTTCTTACCAACTATTTTGAATTAATTGCAATATTGTTCTCTTCAGGGTTGACTTAATCTAAAATGAAATCAATTCTATATTATTTTATTAACAATATTTGCATAATCAACACAAATGCTAGATTATCAAGAACCAACAGAGGATAAAAAAATCTATGATCCTGCCATTCATTGCAATTATTGTGGAGGTAAATTAGAACAATCTTCAGACTATTGTTCAGATCTTTGTAAAGAAAAAGATTCAGTTTGGCATAGCTAGGAAAATTTGTGGACGAATTGGAATTTTCAAACTATGATGAAAGTCAAGGGGGCTTGGAACAGCGTTTTGAAAAACTATATCCTGAATATGACTATTCCGTAAAAGCCTCTTCTAAAGAAAAGGATCAAAGAAAAAAGAAAAAAATGAAAATTATGGATTAAAATGATCAAACATGAATGTGAAATTTTTACCCATACTTTTCAAAAAAATCATTTTTCAAAAATCCATTTCTAAACGTATTTTTTCAAATCAATAACATTAAGGAAACAAATTAGAAATGCCAATTCAATCCCGACACAGTCCTATCAAAATTAGGAACATGACTCTTGAGGATATTAAAAAAGTCGTTCAATTACAAAAGGCAGCGTTTCCTTATATGGCAGCAGAAGGAGTCTACTGGAAACCAGAACAGCTAAAAGCACACTTGCAGATATTTCCTCAGGGTCAATTTGTAGCAGAATATAATGAAAAAATTATTGGCTCTTGTAGCAGTTTGATAATTTCTCTGGAACCCGAGTATAAAGAACATTCCTGGAAAGAAGCTTGTGGTGATAGTTTTTTCAAAAATCATAATCCTAAAGGAGATACATTGTATGGTGCAGATGTTTCATCTCATCCCGATCATAGAAGGTTGGGTGTTGCAACAAAACTGTATACTGCAAGGCAAGAATTAGCAATTAAACTAAATTTACGTCGAATTATTGCAGGTGGTAGATTGTTTAATTATTGTGAGTATTCAAAAGAATTCTCCCCAATTGATTATGTTGTCAAGGTAAAACGTCGTGAAATTAAAGAACCTGTTTTGTCATTTCAGCTAAGAAACCATTTCAAATTTGTCAAAATACTACCTAATTATATGAAGGATCCAAGATCACTCAACTATGCAACTTTTATTGAATGGAAAAATCCACACTTTAAAGAAAAATCATGATAATTGATTGCCATGTTCATGTAAACCAGTATGAACTTACTCAAAATGTTCCACTACTGGAAGACAGATTGGAAATGCTTCAATCTGAAATGACAAACAACAATGTTGATTATGCAATAATTTTATCATCATACAAAAATAACCCTCAAAGACCATCAACCGAACAAATTATTGATTCAATTAAAAAATATGATAACCTAGGTGTTGCAGCTGGATTTACAATCGAAAATCATACTGATGATGATTTGAAAAATTACAGTCAATTGATTAAAGATGGAAAAATTAAAGCCATGAAAATTTATTCTGGATATGAGCACTATTACCCTTATGATGAAAGATATCAAAAAGTCTATGACACTTGTATCGAATTTGATATTCCAGTAATGTTTCATACTGGCGATACATATTCTGAAAAAGGAAAATTGAGATATGCACGACCTCTTAATTTAGATGATGTGGCCGTTGATAACCCTGAGTTAAAGATTGTAATGTGTCATTTAGGCAATCCTTGGATTCAGGATGCTCAAGAAGTACTTTACAAAAATAAAAATGTCTATGCCGATGTTTCTGGATTAGTTGTAGGCTCTTTTGATCACTTTTTTGAAAAAATGATAAAGGAAAAAGTTGCAGAATTGATAAACTATGCAGGTGAGCCTAGATACCTTTTGTATGGGACTGACTGGCCAATCAGCTCTATGGACTCATATCTGAATTTTGTGGCTAAGCTAAACATCAAAAAACCGTTTCGGGATAATTTTATGTATAAAAATTCTAAAGAATTATTTAAAATTTCATAAATAAATAATTGAAATTAATTTTTAAGATATGTTCCCCGGTTTGGTTTAATTGTGGAGACATTAATTGATTTAATTTAGTTTTTAGTCAAATAGTGATTTGTTTAAAAGATAGTTGAACACAAATTGGTATTAGATAAAAAATGAGATGTTCAAACTGTGGAAATCAAGCGAGCTGGAGAGATCCTGATTGTAACAAATGTGATAAACCACTACATCAAAAAAACTGTAAAGGAAAATCATCTGATTGCAAATGTCATGAAATAAATGAACAGTTGTGGTCTCAGAAAAAAGCCTCTACTACTCAATAATCTCTAACATCATAAGGCAATCAAATCATTTTATTTCTTTTATTGTATTTTTAAAAAAAGGAAAAGATGGAAAAAAGATTCCACGTTAAAGTCCTTTTCTAGTTTTAATTAATCTGGAAAAGGATTGATGTTTGATTATCGTTTTCTTCCTTTGGTTTTTGTAGCGGTTTTCCTTTTTGGAGCGGCTCTGCGTTTAGGAGCAGCTTTTCTTTTTGGTGCTGCTTTTTTAGCTACAGTTTTTCTCTTTGGTGCACTACGTTTTTTTGGTGCAACAGTAGCTTTCTTCTTAGCTGCTACTGTTCGCTTTCTTTTTGAAGCTGTTTTTGCTGAAGCTTCTGCTTTTAACTTTGCATTTCTTTTTCTAGTTCTTGCAGCTTTAACTGCAGCTGCACTTCTTTGTGCTTTAGTTTGTGCCATTATGAATTTTTTTGAGATTTACTATGTCTTATACTAGAGCAGTGAAATATTTTTAGGCAAAAATACCTATTTTTATAATTGTTAAATTGTTAGAGATCTATTTTTAAGATTTTTTCAATTTACATGATCGTTAAAAATTAGGTTTATAGGTATGGTGATATTTTAAATCTTGAATAATTGAATAATTTGATATACATTTTATCCAAGGAAGAGCTGCAAAATTGAAATTAGAACAAATAGAAAATTCATTCAAACCAACACCAAACAAAAAATCGTCTATTGCAAAAAAGGGGATGGTTTCATCAGCATTCCCTGATGCGACAAAAGCTGGTGTTGAAATGCTCAAGAAAGGTGGCAATGCAATTGATGCTGCATGTGCTACTGCCATTGCATTAGGCGTGTGTGAACCACAGGCTTCAGGAATTGGTGGGCAATCTATGGCTATTATTCATTATAATGGAAAATCATTTGCGATAGATGGCTCTAGTCGTTCTCCATCTATGGCACATTCCTCAATTTACACAAAAACAAAAAATCGTAAACTTGGATACAAGGCAACTACTGTGCCTAGTACTCTTGCTCTAGTTGGATTTTTGCATGAACGATATGGCACACTGGAATGGCAAAAGATTATTGCACCTTCAATTCACATAGCAAAAAAAGGATACAAAATTACTCAACTACAGAACTCTTTGCAAGAAAGAGAATTGGAAAATTTTCTTTCAATTAAATCAA
It contains:
- a CDS encoding GNAT family N-acetyltransferase — translated: MPIQSRHSPIKIRNMTLEDIKKVVQLQKAAFPYMAAEGVYWKPEQLKAHLQIFPQGQFVAEYNEKIIGSCSSLIISLEPEYKEHSWKEACGDSFFKNHNPKGDTLYGADVSSHPDHRRLGVATKLYTARQELAIKLNLRRIIAGGRLFNYCEYSKEFSPIDYVVKVKRREIKEPVLSFQLRNHFKFVKILPNYMKDPRSLNYATFIEWKNPHFKEKS
- a CDS encoding amidohydrolase family protein yields the protein MIIDCHVHVNQYELTQNVPLLEDRLEMLQSEMTNNNVDYAIILSSYKNNPQRPSTEQIIDSIKKYDNLGVAAGFTIENHTDDDLKNYSQLIKDGKIKAMKIYSGYEHYYPYDERYQKVYDTCIEFDIPVMFHTGDTYSEKGKLRYARPLNLDDVAVDNPELKIVMCHLGNPWIQDAQEVLYKNKNVYADVSGLVVGSFDHFFEKMIKEKVAELINYAGEPRYLLYGTDWPISSMDSYLNFVAKLNIKKPFRDNFMYKNSKELFKIS
- a CDS encoding gamma-glutamyltransferase, which gives rise to MKLEQIENSFKPTPNKKSSIAKKGMVSSAFPDATKAGVEMLKKGGNAIDAACATAIALGVCEPQASGIGGQSMAIIHYNGKSFAIDGSSRSPSMAHSSIYTKTKNRKLGYKATTVPSTLALVGFLHERYGTLEWQKIIAPSIHIAKKGYKITQLQNSLQERELENFLSIKSKSGAKYFLKDGLVPYAVGDRFVQDDLAQTLTAISEYGYRVFYQGNIAKKIDEDMKKNSWINS